The region GAGTTTGCTTGCTCAAGAATTTGGTTTTATGTTTAATCTCGTAAATACTAAGTCGCTTTGCAATATTATAGTTTTTAAGCCCGACAAAGATAGTAAGGACGGTTTTTTTATAGATTTTACGGGATTTGACGTAGGCAGTCAAAATGAAGAAGTAAATGCTGATGAGTATTTAGGAGTTTGTGGGTATGTAAGTGGCGATACGGATGCTTTTGATTATGAAAAAGCTACTAATGTATCTACGGCAAAGCACAATCCGAAAATCGCTCTTAGGGCAAACAAAGGAGAAGGTAGGCAAAAAGATAGCGATAGTATGTATGCGATGCTTACAAATACGGTAGCTTCAAGCCGTTTAAATTTTGTCTATATTCAACATCCTTTTTTTAACTCTTTTAAATTTGCCAAACTCATATCGGGCAAATCAAATATCTCCAAAAACGATAAAACTAACAGTGAGAAATATACGGGAGTGACAAAAAACTATCTTGTTATATCAAACGCCCCTTTTAAAGAAAATGCAGGACTAAGCGAGCGTATCCTTACCGCTGCTTTGCAATACAAAATAACTGATGAGAACAATAGAATAAATAAAAATCCAAAAGTAAACAAGACATATACCCAAGCTCCTGACGATATGACCCCGGTAAAAGATTATAGTAAATATAAAATAGAAATTAATGCAGATAATGAAAACGATGCTTATGTTTTAAATTTAAGCCCGTTTATTCGTATAGAAAAATCATATATAGACGAGCTTAAGCAAGACATACTAGTCGGCAATGAAGCTCTTTGGGATATTGATAATAGCGATGATGTAAAATATAATTTAGAGCTTATTGAAAAAGGTGAAGTGTCTAAGCAAAATTTAGATTATATAAACTTGTTTTTCAAGCAGCCTAAAGACATGGAAGAGATAAGAGAGAAAGAACAAAAGTATCTAGATCAAAGCATTGATTATTTTAAAACTTTTTTTGAAAGTATAAACAAAAAAGATATAACTGTATTTAAAGACTATAGCGGCAAAGTGTTGTATGTTTACGAAGGATTTTTTCCCACAGATGAAGATCCCTTTGTTCAGAGTGATTTCGTAACAAATCCTTACTCTGCGCTAGATGTGGTGCTATTATCGGTCACGTTTTTTATGATTAAACAGATGTACGGAAAGGTAGGTGTCAGTAGGTCTGAGTCAGTATTTAGTGGCATCGGAATCAATACGCAAGCCGACGAATACATATCTGTACATGAAAGGAAATTTAAAGTATTAAATAAGAATGCTTTTATGGAAGATGAAAATTCTAAAAAACGAATTTACTTCTTTAGAGATACAAAGTCTGGAGCAAAAGATGAAGATGCTCTGTGCATAGAGGAGTTGGCCGATGAATTCGAGAAGAATTTAATACGTGACGATCAAGTCTTGTTTGATGATGAATTTTATAAATTATTATCCGAACTTGAGTCGAGTTACGAAGATGATAAACCTAAATCCGATTTATCGAATGAAGAGAAAGATATAGAGGATTTTTTAGATAAAGAGTATAAACTCAATAAAGATAGATATAATCAGCTAATAAGCGATTTAAACAATATGGGCAAATCAGAAAAAGACATTATCGATGAAGCTATTGAAAGCATTACAAACGATATTCTTAAAAATTTATTTCCTTTTTATGCATATTTTTCAGACGAAAACTACAAACACATCCTAAGAACCATAGCAAAAAGTATATTTAAAAGAGAGTCCTTAAAATCTATCCTAATTCAAGAGTTGGGAATTTTAAGCATAATATCTACTTACAACAATATAAGTTCAAAGATAAATATAGTAGCTACCAATAACCCAAAACGGATTAAAGGCATATCTAAGCGTATAGCAAATAAATCATTTGCCAATATTTTAAAATTTAAAAAGTATACTTTCTTGTATTACATAGACAAGGAGAGCAAGTCTAATTATAAAAAATTAAATGATGCAAAGAAGATATATCCCGATATACTTTCAAAGATCAATAAAGAAGTATTAAAACAACACATTGAAACCTATAAAAGTGCATTAATGGAATCTATAGTAAAAAATGGCCTATCAAGCATAGTGGATTGTTTAATCACTACGAAATTTGAAGAGCTAAAAAATGGGTATGAGAAACTAAAATATGAGAAATTTACCCATAAACACAACGACCCTTATGCAGTCGAAAACATATCCTTATGTCCTTTAACACACAAGGCGTCCTCAAATGAAAAAAGTTCATATCTATACTACCCTATGAATATATACTCATCTTTTATGAGTATTGATCTAAAAGATATGTTTATAGGAGGAAGACTATCAAGCGGAGGACTTGATTATAACTCCTTTATATATTACGAGATGGATAACTCAAATCTTAAAACGTCAAATAATCTTTCTAAGCAACTACCTTTAAACAAACTGCTTGCATACTTATGTTTAGATGAGCTTAGGACCACAAGCGATAAAAGCGATCATAAATACTTTAGACATCTAAAAGGTAAAGAATTCGGCTTTATGCCTGAAGAGTTAAAGATAGCAGGGTTTAATAGAGAGCTTAATATATCCAAACTAAACCCTATACCTATAGAGCACAGGAATGAGATGTATAGAGTTTACCAGCAAGGCTCTGAAGATGAAGTTGATATTCCTATAGACAAATACAACGAATCAATGGAAATCCTAAACGACTTTAGCAGAGGAATTTATAACACTGACGAAGAAACCAAACAGGATGATAAGGCAAGAAGGCTTCTTAAGGCTCTTAACGTAATAGGACAGAATAATCTTAAAGGTATGTATGTGGGGTGTAAAGAGAGAGAAAAAGACAGAATAGCTAATATAAATACTGTTATAAAAGAAATCCCCCCTCGTCTAATCGGAAGATTAGCCACTACAATCATAATGGAAGACGGACTTTATATAGGATGAAATTTAATAAACTTACAATAATATCTTTAATATTTATAATTCTAACAATAATCATAGCAATATATCTAAAAGGAAATTCAGTGAATAGTAATGAGACTTATAATATTAAAACAATGGATGGAACATATGTAACATTTGACAAAAGGACAAATTTACTAATTCCAAACAATAAAGACTATAAAAAACCTAGAACAAATCAAGAATATTTAAAAATACATTCTAAATTTCTCCTAGACTCCAGAGCCATCCTAGACTCATCTGCTTATATAAACTATAAACCAAACTACTATAACCCTAAACCCGACTCATACGGACAAACAGATTATCTCTCATTTCAAGCATGGCTTGATATGAGTTATAAAAGACCTCAAAAAGGAAGTATAGCTCCTTGGACTAAAAAAGAAAAAGCTTACTATGAAAGCTTAAAAGATAAAAGAGAAAGGTTTATATATTTAATTAAAAGAAGTAACTTAAAATGTACTATGATAGAAATTCCTGAAGACGCTATGCTTAGAGTAGACAGTAAAGGAGTTCTTACTAAACCCGAATATGAAGATATATATGATAGGGTAAGTGCTAATGTAGACAGTTTAAAATCAAGACTGTTTTCAGGGGAATGGAGAATATGTGCAGGAATGCTGGGAGATAAAAGATCATTTGCAAGGGCAACCATACTTAACTATTCAGGATTTAAGACAAGAGCTAGGCAAGCCGTATTCTTATCTGCCCAATTGGGAGAAGTAGATGCTTTAAAAGTATTAGCCAGATATTTTTCCTCATCATCTACTACATCAGGATCACAAAAAGACTTAATCAGATCAAAAGAATTAGAACTTATATACAACAACCCGCCTTTAGATGAATACGGTATGATACCTTATCTGGACGAGATAATAGGAGTGGATTGGATAATGGATTTTAATAGGGGAGGGTTGGCTTTAGATCCAGGAGGAGATATTATGCGATATTTAAGAGAACTGGTTGAAGAAAAAGGAGAACTACTTGATCCTAGGGATATGGATGCCGATGAAAGATCAAGAGAGGAATTTATGGAGTATGTTAAGAAATTATTGAAAGAATTTGCAGAGCCTTATGATGTGGCTGACCCAGATGATAAAAGTCAAGAGCAAGTTTTGTTGAATAGAGATATAGGAATTTTAGAATCTAAAATAATATCCTTAACTCCTCCCGAAGGCTATCCTAATGCACCATACTACAATACCCCCGAAGAGTTAAAAAGAATGTATGAAGCAGGAACACTGGATAAAAAACTAAATCCTACTATACCTGCAATGTATAGAGAGTATTTCCCTAAAGACTTAAAAGAAAAGATAGAAGATTATGCTTTAAGGCATAATATAAGGGATTAGTTAATTACGGATTGTAGCTTTCAATGGAAATCCTAAACGACTTTAGCAGAGGAATTTATAACACTGACGAAGAAACCAAACAGGATGATAAGGCAAGAAGGCTTCTTAAGGCTCTTAACGTAATAGGACAGAATAATCTTAAAGGTATGTATGTGGGGTGTAAAGAGAGAGAAAAAGACAGAATAGCTAATATAAATACTGTTATAAAAGAAATCCCCCCTCGTCTAATCGGAAGATTAGCCACTACAATCATAATGGAAGACGGACTTTATATAGGATGAAATTTAATAAACTTACAATAATATCTTTAATATTTATAATTCTAACAATAATCATAGCAATATATCTAAAAGGAAATTCAGTGAATAGTAATGAGACTTATAATATTAAAACAATGGATGGAACATATGTAACATTTGACAAAAGGACAAATTTACTAATTCCAAACAATAAAGACTATAAAAAACCTAGAACAAATCAAGAATATTTAAAAATACATTCTAAATTTCTCCTAGACTCCAGAGCCATCCTAGACTCATCTGCTTATATAAACTATAAACCAAACTACTATAACCCTAAACCCGACTCATACGGACAAACAGATTATCTCTCATTTCAAGCATGGCTTGATATGAGTTATAAAAGACCTCAAAAAGGAAGTATAGCTCCTTGGACTAAAAAAGAAAAAGCTTACTATGAAAGCTTAAAAGATAAAAGAGAAAGGTTTATATATTTAATTAAAAGAAGTAACTTAAAATGTACTATGATAGAAATTCCTGAAGACGCTATGCTTAGAGTAGACAGTAAAGGAGTTCTTACTAAACCCGAATATGAAGATATATATGATAGGGTAAGTGCTAATGTAGACAGTTTAAAATCAAGACTGTTTTCAGGGGAATGGAGAATATGTGCAGGAATGCTGGGAGATAAAAGATCATTTGCAAGGGCAACCATACTTAACTATTCAGGATTTAAGACAAGAGCTAGGCAAGCCGTATTCTTATCTGCCCAATTGGGAGAAGTAGATGCTTTAAAAGTATTAGCCAGATATTTTTCCTCATCATCTACTACATCAGGATCACAAAAAGACTTAATCAGATCAAAAGAATTAGAACTTATATACAACAACCCGCCTTTAGATGAATACGGTATGATACCTTATCTGGACGAGATAATAGGAGTGGATTGGATAATGGATTTTAATAGGGGAGGGTTGGCTTTAGATCCAGGAGGAGATATTATGCGATATTTAAGAGAACTGGTTGAAGAAAAAGGAGAACTACTTGATCCTAGGGATATGGATGCCGATGAAAGATCAAGAGAGGAATTTATCAATTATGCTAAAGAAAAACTTATTGAAGAATTAGAATTTTTTGCCTCAGGGTTTCCTGATAGTTGGAATGAAAACCAAATAAATCTTTATATAGACTCAACCCTACTAGAATCTAAAGTAATATCCTTAACTCCTCCCGAAGGCTATCCTAATGCACCATACTACAATACCCCCGAAGAGTTAAAAAGAATGTATGAAGCAGGAACACTGGATAAAAAACTAAATCCTACTATACCTGCAATGTATAGAGAGTATTTCCCTAAAGACTTAAAAGAAAAGATAGAAGATTATGCTTTAAGGCATAATATAAGGGATTAGTTAATAATAGCGAAATTGCAATTATTAACTAATTTTTAGAGTTATAGCTTTCCAAAGCTTTTAAAACAAGATATTCAAATGCTTTTTTGTCTTCTTGCGTACTTTTTATTACAATTTCTGAAAAGTATCTAAAAAATGAATTATTCTCTATAATGTCATACATATGGCTATATAGTTCTTTGCAGATCAGCTTTACTAGAACGGTATTTATGAGTGTTGTCGAATTTGATAGCGGTATAGTTGATATTATTGCTTCAAGATCTTTTACATTTAACACCTCTGAGTTTGTTCTAATAGATGCCGGCTTATCATCTGTTTGCAAATTTTTGATGATTTTTTGTATTAGATTTTCCATGTTTTCTGATGTAAGCATATTTTTTTTAAGAGTTTCTTGTGTTATAGGATTTATAAATTCAGGCTCTGTATTGTTTATTATCTTTTCAGCTTCTCTTGGCGAAAGATTTATATTTGATTTTTCTTTGAAATCAGGATTTAAAATTTTGCCTCTTGGCTCAAGATGAATATTGTCTAATTTATCAAAATTTGGTGTATTTTCTATAAGTTTTTGAGATTGTCCTATGTATTCGTCTATTTTTGAAGGCTCTACAAACATTAGCTTTAAATCGCCTATTTTAAATACATCTCCTTTGTTTATAACTGTTTCATAGTCATTTGCAAGTTTTGAAAAAGAGTCGTTGTAAAATATCTCACAATTATTATAAGGAGATATAGCAAAAAAGCCTTCTTCGTAATTTATGCGTGCATGTTTTGCTTGTATGGAGCCATTTGTGTCTTGACAATAAAAATTTACACCGCTATCACTTCCTATATCGCCTCCATTTTCATCAAATACATAAAATTTAGATGAATAACTTGTCGCATTTTCTAAATTTTGTAAGATAACAGCTATTTGTTCCATAGAAAAATCCCTTTTTAATTATAAAATACTTTTTGGAAGCCTTATTGATCGTATTGTATCCATAATCTTTAATATTTCATTATTGTT is a window of Campylobacter sp. CCUG 57310 DNA encoding:
- a CDS encoding thioredoxin reductase; the encoded protein is MNSNETYNIKTMDGTYVTFDKRTNLLIPNNKDYKKPRTNQEYLKIHSKFLLDSRAILDSSAYINYKPNYYNPKPDSYGQTDYLSFQAWLDMSYKRPQKGSIAPWTKKEKAYYESLKDKRERFIYLIKRSNLKCTMIEIPEDAMLRVDSKGVLTKPEYEDIYDRVSANVDSLKSRLFSGEWRICAGMLGDKRSFARATILNYSGFKTRARQAVFLSAQLGEVDALKVLARYFSSSSTTSGSQKDLIRSKELELIYNNPPLDEYGMIPYLDEIIGVDWIMDFNRGGLALDPGGDIMRYLRELVEEKGELLDPRDMDADERSREEFMEYVKKLLKEFAEPYDVADPDDKSQEQVLLNRDIGILESKIISLTPPEGYPNAPYYNTPEELKRMYEAGTLDKKLNPTIPAMYREYFPKDLKEKIEDYALRHNIRD
- a CDS encoding thioredoxin reductase, whose product is MNSNETYNIKTMDGTYVTFDKRTNLLIPNNKDYKKPRTNQEYLKIHSKFLLDSRAILDSSAYINYKPNYYNPKPDSYGQTDYLSFQAWLDMSYKRPQKGSIAPWTKKEKAYYESLKDKRERFIYLIKRSNLKCTMIEIPEDAMLRVDSKGVLTKPEYEDIYDRVSANVDSLKSRLFSGEWRICAGMLGDKRSFARATILNYSGFKTRARQAVFLSAQLGEVDALKVLARYFSSSSTTSGSQKDLIRSKELELIYNNPPLDEYGMIPYLDEIIGVDWIMDFNRGGLALDPGGDIMRYLRELVEEKGELLDPRDMDADERSREEFINYAKEKLIEELEFFASGFPDSWNENQINLYIDSTLLESKVISLTPPEGYPNAPYYNTPEELKRMYEAGTLDKKLNPTIPAMYREYFPKDLKEKIEDYALRHNIRD